Genomic segment of Panthera leo isolate Ple1 chromosome B2, P.leo_Ple1_pat1.1, whole genome shotgun sequence:
CTTACAAAAGGATATAAGAACAGttcccttttcctgcctttggaaATTATGAGATACAATGAAGCATAAAGCTGCTGCAGGCATCCTACTACCATTTCAGGAACACTGACAAGTGGTGTATGATAAGGAGATGAGATACAAAGTCCCAGCATCATTGGTGACACCACTGGCCTGATGAATTAACCAGTCTAGAGATGAGGTACCTTGGGTCTATCTGCTCTGTGAGACAagtagttaaagaaaaataaagtcaattagaTTGGGTTTTTCCACTAGCAACACAAAGCATCTCCACTGAAATACTCCTGTCATACATTTTAATTCTACGTTATAATGTCACACCATAGGTCTCAGATAAAATGAGACAATTCACTTCTTCATCTTAGGgaacaaaatgaaagtaaagtTGCAACCCTGGGATCAAACAGAACTTATCCCAACCATGTAAATATTGCATACATTACTGTTAGCTTATTAAATTCCCAGGGGATGATAACCTGTTTCACACAAATAGTGCATAATATGACTGAAATATACATAAACTTTGAGTTGGCTTGAAATTTATAGTTGTCTCTGATACTGGAGAGATTGTGTCCAAATGTCTATTATCTTGAAATAAACTTCTGAATCTGTTGTCTGCTCTTTagatttaatttacatttgaCACTGACTCTTCAGACAGAACAGGATAGCAGAACTCATCATCTTCTTAAACAATTTGGTTGCATTTCTCTGAAACCTTTCCAACTCTTTTATATTGTTGAAGTCTATGGAATTTATACTGATTTATAATTATGATTCCACTTTGTTTTATacaagagacaaaaatatttGGTTTCCTTGTCTAGTTTGTTCCCATCATAAACTTTCTGTcagatttctttcatcatttcatttggtttcagtttttatatattgtttaaagtttttattacataaaatgttGCCAATTACTCACTATtaaataagaggggtgcctgggtggctcagtcggttaagactccGTCTCTCGATTTctacccaggtcatgatctcatggttcatgagttcgaaccctgcatcgggcttcacatgagactgcttaagattctctttgtctgtctgtctctctctctctctgatcccctTGTCCCCACTCAtggctctctctaaaataaatttttcaattataaaGCTATCAAATAAGACACTTTCAGAAAAGTTCATCTTTCATTTCAATTCCCTTCAACCTATTCACTCATTTTGCTCAAGAGgcaaccattttttttatttattttattttatttttttttcaatatatgaaatttattgtcaaattggtttccatacaacacccagtgctcatcccaaaaggtgccctcctcaatacccatcacccaccctcccctccctcccacctccatcaaccctcagtttgttctcagtttttaagagtctcttatgctttggctttctcccactctaacctctttttttttttcctccccctcccccatgggtttctgttaagtttctcaggatccacataagagtgaaaccatatggtatctgtctttctctgtatggcttatttcacttagcataacagtctccagttccacccacgttgctacaaagggccatatttcattctttctcattgccatgtagtactccattgtgtatataaaccacaatttctttatccattcatcagttgatggacatttaggctctttccgtaatttggctattgttgagagtgctgctataaacattggggtacaagcgcccctatgcatcagtactcctgtatcccttgggtaaattcctagcagtgctattgctgggtcatagggtaagtctatttttaattttctgaggaacctccacactgttttccagagtggctgcaccaatttgcattcccagcaacagcgcaagagggttcctgtttctccacatcctctccagcatgtatagtctcctgatttgttcattttggccactctgactggcgtgaggtgatatctgagtgtggttttgatttgtatttccctgatgaggagcgacgttgaacatctcttcatgtgcctgttggccatccggatgtcttctttagagaagtgtctattcatgttttctgcccatttcttcactgggttatttgttttcgggtgtggagtttggtgagctctttatagattttggatactagccctttgtccgatatgtcatttgcaaatatcttttcccattctgttggttgccttttagttttgttggttgtttcctttgctgtgcagaagctttttatcttcataaggtcccagtaattcacttttgcttttaattcccttgcctttggggatgtgttgagtaagagattgctacagctgaggtcagagaggtcttttcctgctttctcctctaaggttttgatggtttcctgtctcacattcaggtcctttatccattttgagtttatttttgtgaatggtgtgagaaagtggtctagtttcaatcttctgcatgttgctgtccagttctcccagcaccatttgttaaagagactgtcttttttccattggatgttcttttctgcttgtcaaagatgagttggccatacgtttgtgggtctagttctggggtttctattctattccattggtctatgtgtctgtttttatgccaataccatgctgtcttgatgatgacagctttgtagtagaggctaaagtctgggattgtgatgcctcctgctttggtcttcttcttcaaaattactttggctattcggggccttttgtggttccatatgaattttaggattgcttgttctagtttcgagaagaatgctggtgcaattttgattgggattgcattgaatgtgtagatagctttgggtagtattgacattttgacaatatttattcttccaatccatgagcagggaatgtctttccatttctttaaatcttcttcaattaccttcataagctttctatagttttcagcatacagatcttttacatctttggttagatttattcctaggtattttatgcttcttggtgcaattgtgaatgggatcagtttctttatttgtctttctgttgcttcattattagtgtataagaatgcaactgatttctgtacattgattttgtatcctgcaactttgctgaattcatgtatcagttctagcagacttttggtggagtctatcggatattccatgtataatatcatgtcatctgcaaaaagcgaaagcttgacttcatctttgccaatttggatgcctttgatttccttttgttgtctgattgctgatgctagaacttccaaaacgatgttaaacaacagcggtgagagtgggcatccctgtcgtgttcatgatctcagggaaaaagctctcagtttttccccgttgaggatgatgttagctgtgggcttttcataaatggcttttatgatctttaagtatgttccttctatcccgactttctcaagggtttttattaagaaacggtgctggattttgtcaaaggccttttctgcatcgattgacaggatcatatggttcttctctttttttttgttaatgtgatgtatcacgttgattgatttgcgaatgttgaaccagccctgcatcccaggaatgaatcccacttgatcatggtgaataattctttttatatgccgttgaattcgatttgctagtatcttattgagaatttttgcatccatattcatcagggatattggcctatagttctctttttttttctgggtctctgtctggtttaggaatcaaagtaacactggcttcatagaatgagtctggaagttttccttccctttctatttcttggaatagcttgagaaggataggtattatctctgctttaaacgtctggtagaactcccctgggaagccatctggtcctggactcctatttgttgggagatttttgataaccgattcaatttcttcactggttatgggtctgttcaagctttctctttcctcctgattgagttttggaagaatgtgggtgtttaggaatttgtctatttcttccaggttgtccaatttgttggcatataatttttcatagtattccctgataattgtttgtatctctgagggattggttgtaatcattccattttcattcatgattttatctgtttgggtcatcttctttttctttttgagaagcctggctagaggtttgtcaattttgtttattttttcaaaaaaccaactcttggttttgttgatctgctctacagttttttaagattctatattgtttatttctgctctgatctttattatttctcttcttcttctgggtttaggctgcctttgctgttctgcttctatttcctttatgtgtgctgttagattttgtatttgggatttttcttgtttcttgagataggcctggattgcaatgtattttcctctcaggactgccttcgctgtgtcccaaagcgtctggattgttgtattttcattttcgtttgtttccatatattttttaatttcttctctaattgcctggttgacccactcattcgttagtagggtgttctttaacctccatgcttttggaggctttccagactttttcctgtggttgatttcaagcttcatagcattgtggtctgaaagtatgcatggtataatttcaattcttgtatacttatgaagggctgttttgtgacccagtatataatctatcttggaaaatgttccatgtgcactcgagaagaaagtgtattctgttgctttgggatgcagagttctaaatatatctgtcaagtccatctgatcccatgtatcattcagggcccttgtttctttattgaccgtgtgtctagatgatctatccatttctgtaagtggagtgttaaagtcccctgcaattaccacattcttatcaataaggttgcttatgtttatgagtaattgttttagatatttgggggctccggtatttggtgcatagacatttataattgttagctcttcctgatggatagaccctgtaattattatataatgcccttcttcatctcttattacagcctttaatttaaagtctagtttgtctcatagaagtatggctactccagctttctcttggcttccagtagcatgataaatagttctctatcccctcactctcaatctaaaggtgtcctcaggtctaaaatgagtctcttgtagacagtaaatagatgggtcttgtttttttatccattctgataccctatgtcttttggttggcgcatttaatccatttactttcagttttattatagaaagatacgggtttagagtcattgtgatgtctgtatgatttatgcttgtagcgatgtctctggtactttgtctcacaggatcccccttaggatctcttgtagggctggtttagtggtgaggaattccttcagtttttgtttgtttgggaagacctttatctctccttctattctaaatgacagacttgctggataaaggattcttggctgcatattttttttctgtttaacacattcaagatctcgtgccaatcctttctggccctCTTCCGTGGGAAGAGGCAACCATTTTTTATAAGCCCTTCCATTGTCATTATATAGAAACGTAAATGGATTTAATAGATGATGGAGAAAGAGATTATGATAGATGGATACAGATAAAATGAATTGATATAGCTATATATTCCTATTCTCTTCCTCCATCCTATTAAACAAAATGTTGCATGTTGTACAAACTCTCCTGTACTTGTACATAATTAGAGATTATTGTAAGCAGagtgttattttttcttctagctacatagtatttcattgtttgtATGCACATCAGAGCGCTCATAATTTCCCCCTTTATTTCCCACCATAAGATAAGATCCATACAGGATGTTCCCGTACAGACAGTACATCTGCTTACAATCTGGAAGGCCTCAGACATACTTCTTTTCCACTAGAGTTGTGGCTTTGTCCTGATGGTCTAAGGAGAAGGATGGGGAAGGATGTGCCCTAAGCCAAAGTGTCAGCATGCCACTGATGTTTAtctgagacacagaaagtgaTGGAAGTGTAGATACAGACCACCGTCAGGCTAATGAAAGGGGTTTCCACAGGTTTAGAGACTTTAatatgaaaaatcaaggaaaggggcacctggctgtctcagtcagtggagcattcgactcctgatctcagggtgatgaatttgagccccatgttgggcatggagcctacataaaaagtaaaatgaaataaaaatatgaaaagtaaaataaaagatcaggaaaaagaaaaaaaacaaagtgattgCAAGTGGGCATCATATCATTATAAGTTAGTGCCTCTCTGATATTTTTTGTCCCCTGTCTTGTGCAAAGGGACTTATGTGTTTGTCTTTGAGAACACACAGGTGTAGGACACCAGCATCATATGGGCCATTAAGGGCTTCCACCTAACTCCAGAAAACATGTCTAATACAGAATGCATAAAGACCAAATATTAAAGGTAATGATATTTGGTATTAAAATGATTAGTATTTGGTATTAAAATGATAAAGGTATTAAATGATACAAAGATAACTTCCAGATCCACATTTGACCCAAATTctggaatataaataataagcaatattttaatttgttgcaatcctccctttctcccttttttttcctacttcttttccTTGAAACTATATGAAAGGGATGATTTTCACTCcatgtttatttgagaaaagcTTCTAAAGACATGTGAGCAGAAGGTGAATTCCAATGCAGGGGAGACTATAAGGACTGCATACAGGGGGCCAGGAGAGAATGAAGGTAAGGTACTGCAGTCAGTACTGGGGTTTCCAGGTCAAGGACAGGATGGAGGGAGCTGTCAGGAAGCATGGGTTCCGCGGGGTCACTGAAGCCAAGGAAAACAAGATCCTGAGAAAGCACCGTGTTTGTGGAAGAAATATGGGCCCTTTCCTGGTTAAAGAGATGCTTTCTACAGGGCCACTGAACTAACTTTTAAAACAGCCAGATTCTTCCCCTAGCCAAGCCGGTAACCTTTTCACTCTCCAAAGAGGCTTGAAAAGAAGGTTCTTCCTGTAGTGTCAGCATCTCCACCTCAGCTCATGAGTCCTGCAGAAGACAGAGCAGAGTATTGTTCCCAGACCGGCCTCCACAAGTAgcttcttctcccctctctcagGGCCTCATGTTAGAGCACTACAGTAAGAAGAAGAACATATTCTTTCTTAAGTATCCTTGATCTAAAGCTATTTGCAGTGCAGGCCTTTTAGTAAGTGGAGAGAAGAAGCTTCAGTTAActgcctgagcagaagtcagatccAAAGTCTTTGACattgtttctgtcttttcatctCCACCATCTGTTCCAGGATAATCAACTCTATCCCTAAAGAGGGTCAAAGAGCATTACCTGTTGGCTGAAGTCCAGAGTGTCCTGGGAAAGAAAAGTGACAACATACACTTAACAGAGACACAGGTAAATCTGTCCCCACATACAAGGTCCCAACCCCAGACCCACCTACCACCACAACTTGCATCGCATGATGCCAGTGGGATCAGAAAGGGAGAGATGTGACCCGGGAAGTTTCTATCACACCAGTCTACTGTGGCTTCATTAGCTTTCATAGCTCTTCCTGATTTGGCCCAGGACCCCAACCCAAGATATCTGTCTTGTTAACCTCTTTCTTGTCTCTACAACCCATAATCTCTTACGCTGAAACACAGTAACAATGGACCCTTGCTGTCTGGATTTCTAGGAAACCtgagggcaaagggagaaggaaagcctTTACAAGGCCACTGGTCTACAGAGAGTTTATGTGATCAAAGCTGTATTTCTCTCCCACAAGGTCTATAGGGAGGCCCAGCTACCAACAGGTGCCTTACCTTTCGAATTCCGGAAGTAGATGAACAGCCCCACCACCAGGAAGAGCAGACCCAGAACAAAGCCCCCGATTCCACTCAGCATCTTGCTCTGTGCAGATTCAGACTGAGCCCCTGAGAGAAGAAGCAGTTTTAGTGATTTTACCCCAAATCCAACTTCTCTGACAGACACTCCAGGATTGAGAACTTCGAGAATGAGGAATGTAGCCTGCCCTGGAAGAAGGAGAATAAGTGGCAATTTctaggggaaaaatattttttttttaaaatcccattgcGTAGATACAAGGTTTAGGTATTGAACTTTTTAAACATCACAGCTTTGACAAATCCACTACTTCAACATCTATGGATGAGGAGCCTGAGACTCCATGAAGTTCAAGTGCTTGTGCAGGGTGACAGAGCTAATAAAAGGCAGTGCCAAGACTGGATTCCCCTCTTGTCAGAAGGACCCTATACAATAGAGGATGTGCTTCTTCCTGGATCACAACGAACAACACACAGCAATGGTGCCAGAAGCACAAACTCAGCCCGAGGCAGGGGACTAGTGCCCAGCATCACAGGAGAACCATTACCCGTGAGCCATGGAAAGTCTCAAAACATGGACAACCTCATTTCGGCCAGCGAGGCATAACTATCTCCCCAAGGGTTGTAGGATCTGGAGACACAATCACAGAATATCTATAACCTATCAGAGGATTCTACCACAGGATATCACTTGGCTCATCCCAGTGACCTGTGCTAAAGAGAAGAGAAcatggaacaaatgaaaatatggtgaaaggagagagaacccTGGCACTCAGGGAAAGCAAAGTCCCCTCCCTGCTGGGTGAGGAACTTATGAGATCAGAAAGCTTCTCACTCCATTCCACGGTGATAGGGCTCGTGCGACTTGGATGCTCCACGTGGCAGGTGTAGACCTCTCCACTCTGAGGAACTGTTTCCAGCATCACCAGGGTCTGGAAGGTCCAGTCTCCATTACGGATCAGGCCTGTGGACACGACCCCAGTCTCCTCCTCCTGGCCGTTCCGGAACCACTTGACCTCAATGTGGCCTGGATAGAAACCATTCACGGAGCAGACCAGGAGGTTGTGGTGCTGCAGGGGCTGCGTCTTCGAGGGAAACACGGTCACTGTCGGCTCAACTAGAAGACAAGTGGTAGCGGGACTAAGTGAGGACGACAGAGTGAGTCTCCCTGGCTGGCTGCCCTCCTGCCTCCGGTCTCTGGTCCCAGGCTGCATCTCGTGCAGGCCTCCCTCAAAGCTGGCCACGTGGCCAAGTACCAGCCAGTATCATGAGTCTTGAATTCAATCCTGACAGTATGGGTCCATTAAGTTTGAGAGATGTTGAGgaaatttgtggggtttttcaTAGTGTGAAGTAGTTATTCCTTGTGGAATTCTTTGTTTACACATTTTGCAAGGGATATAGTGTCTCAATTAAAAGCATGATTTCTGGAGCAGGCTGACTGAGCTCAAATATAGGCTCTGCTCCTTACTGATTGATCCTAGAAGAATATTACATTCCTCTGCACCCCAGCTTTCTCCTCTATTGAAGGAGACAGTAATACTTACCTCTTACAGTTCTGTGAAGATTAATGCACCTAAAGTATGTAAAGTGATGATTGGAGTTTAGCCTTCAATATATGTTAAGTACTTATTACCCTGttaaattacagagaaaatattatttaaagcaGTCTGGGTAAACTGGAGAACAGCTTGAGGTAGATAGGGAAATAGAGTATGAAACCCTGGAAATGCTCCACTCACACCTTACAACACCACACAAATGGTTCTCCCCCGGAAGCAGGAAAGACAGAGGTGATACTCTAGCCTATTTGTTTAATTGCAAGAACAGCGTGAGTcctgaaagagagggaaaggaacaaGAAAACTCATTGACATTAAAAAGTTCTCATAATTGCACTCAGATGATCCATCCTTCTTCTGTGCAgtataaaaaaattactgttaTTGGAATTGTTATACCTTTATAATTGTCTCCCTTTGAAAGCTGACATTTGAGTTCAGGGTAGAGACTGAGACTATTTAACAGGTATCCTTAGTGCAGAGACAATCCCTTACACTACCAGCCTCAATaaatactgcttttaaaaaggaaaaatatggggGAAACATTTTTACAATACCATAAAATGGTAGATTTAGGTAGATGACAAACCTTTGCTAACAATTTTGTAgcatattcattaaatataaatgtttacattCCTAGCATGAAAACTAATAAACAGTGTCAAAATATAAGCCACAGACTAGAGAAAATGCTGAATCGACTATCAGCAAAGCATTAATAATCTTATGCATAGAAAACACCTAAAATCACTGAGAAAAATACCAGAATCCCCGAGATAATAGTAGATAATTTTTACATCGGTAACAACAATTAGCCAatagatatgtaaaaaaaaaatccaaggaccttaaaagcaaagaaatatacattaaaaataaaaaagatataaaatttcaACCGAGTATTTGCaatattgggaaaaaaagatcTAACAAAGGGGAATGTGAGGTGAATTGTTAcaactatataaagaaataatatgcaaCTCCTTAAATACTTTCATCATTATAAAAACAGTAACATCAATACATTTAGtaacaaaattataattaagaTACCTGGTTTCACAATCATTTCAAGAATGTAAGAATACATACTCTAAGAGAACAAAGAGCGGGAAGTTGAGACCtaaaagaaaccccagaaatatCAGGAgggtttggggagcctgggtggctcagtcagttaagggtcccacttggctcaggtcatgatctggcagtttctGGGTTCGAATCCCCGGGCAGGCTCTGggcgacagctcagaacctggagcctccttgggattctgtacctccctctctctctctgctcctcccctgcttgcactttttCTATCTcaccctctgctcttcccccattccCACTCTGTCTTACTGGATCTccttctcaaaaattaacattaaaaaaaatagaaatatcagagGGACCTCAGAAGTCCCCCCAAATCTTCAACGGTTAGTCTGGCCATTTTCCTCACTGCAGTGGTAGCACATACAGACACAGGCACACGTATTTCAGGGGCTTCAGAAAAAGAAGGGTGAGTGTCAGGAACAGAAGGTGACAGGCCTCCTCATATCTCCCCAATCTCTtaactttcccctcccctcccctcccctaagCCTTCACCCCAACCAGGACACCCTCCACTTCCCTCCCCAGGTCTCCAACCACCTGCCCGGTGTGCCCTCCAGCTGGAGCTCCTCAGcccccctcacctctgcctcaGGGGCCACCAAGGATGCCCGATGTCCCCTCCTGTtgcctcccccacacccactctCTCCACACGCACTGCCCCCCCTTCCCACACActcattctctgtccccctcacatCACAGGGCACCCCTCCCACACTGTCCCCACAGCCACACACGGACTCACCACACTGTCCCCACAGCCACACAAGGACACAACCACGCTGTCCCCACAGCCACACAAGGAAACACGACACTGTCCCCACAGTCACTCATGGACACAACCACGCCCTCCCCACAGTCACAAAACATGGTCCCCACAGCCACACACGGACTCACCAcactgtccccaccccacagACACAGCACACACTCCCTGACGTCGCACTCTCGCAGGGATCCCCGTGATGTGCTCTTGCTCAACACCCTGTAGGCTCACTGGGACCCAGTCTCTGTCTCACAGTCGCACAGGCGCAGCCCCGGCcgccccagcccccctgccccgctcacctCGCCGCTGAAGCTTTCAACAACACCGTAGTTGTGTCTGCAGAACCGGTCCACCGCTGTCCGCTTCTGCTCCAGGACGTCCTTCTGCCCCTTCCAGTACTTGGCGCCTGGACGCCCCAGCTCTGATACCGCTCGGTACTCCCCAACTTCGTTGTCAAAGCGAGCTAACTCCTCCCGGTTATAGAAATATCTGGCCAGGAATCGCACCCTCTCCGTCCCGTTGGTGAAATGACACTCGAACTTCCACATGGTTAAGAAATGTGCTGTGGGGACAGGGCGACCCGGTCACCTGTGGGCTCCTGGAGGACACTGACGCTGCCACCCCTCGGGGCTCCACCCGCACCCCCAAACCACCAGCACCCAaggctcttctctcctctgccggCGGGGGCGGAAGGAGGCGGGGAGGTGACCCCTCTTCTGGGAGCCTCTCAGGGTCACTGGGTTCCGGACTCAGAGGCGGACCTCCCATCCTGAGGATTTGCTCCTCACTGCCTCCTTTTGGAGACCTCCTCTCCACAGACACCCACCTCCCTCTTCGCCTCCCACAGCCCTTTCCTGGCATCACACAAGTCCCACCtgcgtccccctcccccacccccacccaacacttGGTCTGGGCTGAGCTGGCTCAGGCCCCTGTGAACCCAGAGAAGGGAAACACCCCCACATCCCCTCCACTCTCGGGTTAAAATTTATGGAAAGTGATGGACAAAACCCAGCCAGGCAGGGCTTTATTTACCTGGGGGGAGAAATGTCACAAGACAAACCTGCAGTTCTAGAGCAGAGGATAACTGGACGATCCTTGTTTCCTTAGGGCGCCAGACAGGTGGTCTCAAGGGGGATGTTTAGGATGTGACAGGAAAGAGTAACTAGATGTGAACTAgtgggcatgtgtgtgtttgaTAATTCAGGGAAAGGTAATACAATGTGCAAAATCTTGAAAGAATTGATGAACTTCCTCAACGAAATGGAAAAAGGGAGTTCACTGAAGCACAATGGGACAAAGGAAGGCAAAAGGTTAGACTGGAGAAATCACGTGGAGCTGGCAGTAAAAGCCTTACAGGTGATGTTGGGATTTTGACTTCATACTACACGTAATGGGAAACTACTGAAGAGTTTTAAGGACATTAAAACCATGACTGCACCACAGTTCCTCAAGTCCTTACCTGGAATTTTCAAACTCCAGAAACCTAAGAAACCAGGTCTTTTTACAAGTTTTGATGACAAACTCTTTTGCCAAATCTAACCTGATGAGATAA
This window contains:
- the LOC122219745 gene encoding DLA class II histocompatibility antigen, DR-1 beta chain-like; translation: MVCLCFLGGSWLIALMLILMVLSPPLAWARDTSSHFLTMWKFECHFTNGTERVRFLARYFYNREELARFDNEVGEYRAVSELGRPGAKYWKGQKDVLEQKRTAVDRFCRHNYGVVESFSGERMIEPTVTVFPSKTQPLQHHNLLVCSVNGFYPGHIEVKWFRNGQEEETGVVSTGLIRNGDWTFQTLVMLETVPQSGEVYTCHVEHPSRTSPITVEWRAQSESAQSKMLSGIGGFVLGLLFLVVGLFIYFRNSKGHSGLQPTGLMS